The Lytechinus pictus isolate F3 Inbred chromosome 8, Lp3.0, whole genome shotgun sequence nucleotide sequence ATGTGTTAGATGTTCGTTGAGAGCACTCTTATGTACAAATTTCTTTTCAATGTTTTCACATTCAAAAGGTTTTTCTCTTGTATATGTTAGCTGATGATTATTGAGATGACTCATTCGTGAAAATTTCTTTTCACAATGTGAACATTCATGaggtttttctcctgtgtgtgtaAGGAAATGGTTATTGAGAGAACTCCTTTGTGAAAATTTCTTTCCACAATGTGAACATTCATAAGGTTTTCCTCCTGTGTGTGTCAGAAGATGTCTATTAAAGTTACTCTTATCTGAAAATTTCTTTTCGCAATATGAACATTCATAAGGTTTTTCTCTTATGTGTGTTAGAAGATGTCTATTTAAATTACACTTATGTGAAAATTTCTTTTCGCAGTATGAACATTCATATGGTTTTTCACCAGTATGGGTTGAAAGATGGATATTTAGAtcccttttttgtgaaaatttcttTTCACAATGAGAACATTCATGACGTctttctcctgtgtgtgttaGGAGATGTTTGTTGAGAGCACTCTTCTGTGCGTATTTCTTTTCACAGATTTCACATTCAAAAGGTTTTTCGCCTGTATGTGTAAGCAGATGATTTCTTAGAGTACTCATTCGTGAAaatttcttttcacaatatGAACATTCATAAGGTTTTTCTCCTGAGTGTGTTAGCAGATGTTTGTTGAGAGTACTCCTATGTGTGAATTTCTTTTTACAGTTTTCGCATTCAAAAGGTTTTTCGCCTGTGTGTGTTAGCAGATGATCATTGAGAGTACTCATTCGTGAAaatttcttttcacaatatGAACATTCataaggtttttctcctgtgtgtatCATGAGATGAGTGTTGAGAGTACTCCTATATGGAAATTTCTTTCCACAATGTGAACACTCATGAGGTGCTTCTCCTGCGTGTGTTAACAGATGAGTTTTTTTAGTACTcctttgtgaaaatttattttcacaaCGTAAACGTTCATAACGTTTTTCTCCTTTGTGTGTTCGGAGGTGAATCTTTAAAGAACTTATCAATGAAAATCTCTTTTTACAAAATGAACAGTCAAATTGTTTATCTCCTTTATGAGTCAAAAGATGGCATTCAAGATCTCTCTTCTGTGAAAATCCTTTCTCACAGAAGTCACATCCATGCAGTTTTCCTCCTGTGTGTAAATTGGTTTGTGGAAGGGAATATGTGCTTTCACTGGATCTTGGAGATTTATGATGTAGTCTTTCTCTAGGATGTACTTCATATTGAGATTCACCTTCACCACTTATCAAAGTAGATTGTCCTTCCAATTGATGTCCATTGTCACAGATATCTCCTGAtggcataaaaaatgaaaaaattaaggGTTTTAATTCATTCTTTTTGTAGTGTGATCTTAAACATTAAACAAAATCTAATATTACtgggaacaaaagaaaatgtatcatattAAACTGGCTATGAGaattaaaatatatgtatataaagatTGTTTTTGTGAGAGATAGCACCAAGTGTTATTAAAACAAAGTGTAAAATAGTAAGAAAATTAGAACAATTCCAGTTCTAAATTATCACTTTCAGAGGGAGAATTCATGAATGTTTGATAGGTTTTTCCTAGGGAGTTATCTCCGGAAGGGgtggtgaaaaaaatatcactttttcttttttcaccttttctatTTTACTCTATTAGAACTCattttttttgcagtgtaaaaaTCAAGATGAAAATAACCTAGTGTGGTTTAaagaaaagtgtcctcatgaaaatcttgtaaaatattttaactgtGTGAAAATTTGCTTTTTCTCTCATGATGTCCCTGAAGATGTCTTTTTTTACAGCATGGACATTCATTACAGTTTTCTCCCTTATTTGATAACAATTCATTTTTAGATGACTGTACTGAGAAAATACAAAGTGAACATTCATAAAGTTTTTTCCATGTTTGTCGAGAAATTAGATTTGAGATGGTAAATTGTATaacaccagttcgtctatttcCATTTTGTTTCAAAACCAGTTGGTTTAATacctatttttcattcatttcattcatgctCCCAAAACATTCCAATTAGACCACATGGTATAAGGACTAAATGGCTATCAGACCAACTGGTTTTTAGACAAATGGTGAGAGGACGAAATGACAGTAAGACCAAGTGGATAATGGACAATCTGATGGAAGAccaaataatattaaacaagTTAGTGTTTGAATGAATTGGGATTACcggtagaccaaatggaaataaACCTT carries:
- the LOC135155031 gene encoding zinc finger protein OZF-like isoform X1 codes for the protein MPSGDICDNGHQLEGQSTLISGAGDICDNGHQLEGQSTLISGAGDICDNGHQLEGQSTLISGEGESQYEVHPRERLHHKSPRSSESTYSLPQTNLHTGGKLHGCDFCEKGFSQKRDLECHLLTHKGDKQFDCSFCKKRFSLISSLKIHLRTHKGEKRYERLRCENKFSQRSTKKTHLLTHAGEAPHECSHCGKKFPYRSTLNTHLMIHTGEKPYECSYCEKKFSRMSTLNDHLLTHTGEKPFECENCKKKFTHRSTLNKHLLTHSGEKPYECSYCEKKFSRMSTLRNHLLTHTGEKPFECEICEKKYAQKSALNKHLLTHTGERRHECSHCEKKFSQKRDLNIHLSTHTGEKPYECSYCEKKFSHKCNLNRHLLTHIREKPYECSYCEKKFSDKSNFNRHLLTHTGGKPYECSHCGKKFSQRSSLNNHFLTHTGEKPHECSHCEKKFSRMSHLNNHQLTYTREKPFECENIEKKFVHKSALNEHLTHTGERPHECSHCEKKFAQKTDLNIHLATHSSEKPYDCSHCEKTFSLKCNLKIHLLTHT